GCCCTATTGCAGCGACTTTTCGAGGCTTTCGGAGATCTCGAATAGCAGATCGAGCTTGGAAAGCTTCAAGAGGGTCAAGAGCGAGCGCGACAGATTGCAGAGAGTGAGGCGGCCGCCGTAGGCTTTGACGTCCTTCATGAAGGCCACAAGCGCGCCAAGGGCGGAACTATCGAAATATTCAGTTTCCTTGAGGTCGAGGACGATGCGGCCAGGCTTGTCCTTCAGGTAGCTGGAGAGGCCCTCGCGAAACTTACGGGCAACTACCATATCGACCCGGGGCTCTTGCACGTGCAGGACCAGCACGTTGCCACGAGTCTCGGAAGCGATCATACCATGCGAACTCTCTGTTTTCTGGCCGCTTGGGTCAATACAATTTTCGAGGCCGCTATCGATTGGACGACGGTGCGTTACTGCAAATGCCAGGACACAGACCGGCCATTTGTTCTTGCCCTGCGACGCGCTTGCCTTCGCCATCCTTCGTAGCTATGAGTACCAGCGAGTTAGACACTGTGAACTCCCCGGCCGAGCAGGCCGTTCGTCGCGCGATCCTGGATTGGGCCGGACCGGCTTTTCCGCTGGCCGTTCGCGAGGAGGCGGCCGTCGCCCTGGCCGACTATCTGCAGCAACGCCCAAACGAGTTGATCGATTTTTACGCGCACCCCTTGCGTTTTGGCACGGGCGGTTTGCGCGGCATCATCGGCAACGGCGCCGGACGCATGAATCAGTGGACAGTGGGTCGCACTACTGTCGGCCTCTGCAACTTTCTGAAGCAGGCCTCGCGCAAACCGGCGCTGGTTATTGCTTACGATAGCCGTCGCATGAGTCGACAGTTTTCAACGATCACCGCCGGTATTGCCGCCAGCATGGGTCTGCAGGTTTTTCTTTTTGATCAGGAGACGCCAACGCCTTTGCTGTCCTATGCCGTTCGGCGATTGAAGGCTACCGGCGGCGTTGTAATTACAGCCAGCCACAATCCGCCGGAATACAACGGCTATAAAGTCTACGGCGATGACGGAGCGCAACTGACTGGCGAAGATCAGGGTAAACTGGAGGCGGCCATCGAAGCTGTTGCGGATTGGGGTTCCATCCCTTTTGTAGACGAAAATTCAGCAGCGTTCAAGAAGCTGGTCAAACGCATCGGCGCCGATATTCGCAAAGCTTACTACGACGAATTCAAGGCGCTGGATTGGGTCAGCCCGGCGCGTCAGGAATCCAAGAAAAAACTGAAAGTTGTCTATTCTCCATTGCATGGCACTGGCGGCGCCTGGCTGCCTGGCCTGCTGGAACGCTATGGCTTTCATGTCGACCTGGTTCCGGAGCAGGCCAAGCCGGATGGCGAATTTCCCACTGTGAAATTGCCCAATCCGGAGGAGCGCGAAGCGCTGCGGCTCTGCGAAGAGCGGTCTCGACAATTGCAGGCCGACATCTTTCTGGCCAGCGATCCGGATGCCGACCGCATGGGCGCCGGCGTTCGCCAGCCCGATGGAAATTATGCCTACCTGAACGGCAACCAGCTGGGAAGCATCATGTGCGCCTACCTCTGTGAACGGCTCAGCGAAAGCGGCGCCGCCAGCAACGGCAAGTCGCGCTGGCACGTTTTCAAAACGATCGTGACCACCGACCTGCAGACTCAGATTGCTCGTAAACACGGCGTGCAGATTCTCGATGTTCTTACGGGGTTCAAGTACATCGCCGAGCAGCTGCGCGCCATGGATGAGTCATCCCACGGTTACAAGCGCAAGACCGATCGCTATCTGTTTGGCGGCGAAGAAAGTTACGGCTATCTGCCGGTTGACTTTGTTCGGGATAAAGACTCGCTGGCGTCTTCGCTGTTGCTTTGCGAGATACTTGCGGCGCGCGGCGATCTGGTCGGATACCTCAACGAGGTCTATTTGAAGTACGGCCTCTACCTGGAAGACCTCAAGTCCGTGACAATGAAAGGATCCGCCGGTCAGGCAAAGATGGCGGAATTGATCAATGGTCTGCGTACTCAGGATTTGAGCGGCTGGAAACTTGGCGAGCGCACTGTTGTGGCAATGCGCGATTACGAGCGACAGACCCGAAACGGCAAGCCAGCGCCGGAAATATTTGGACGCCTGCCTGCTTCCAATGTCATCCAGCTGGAGCTGGAGCCGGAAGGGAAACTGACCATACGGCCTTCGGGAACTGAGCCCAAGGTCAAACTCTACGCCAGTCTGCGCGCCGCACAGCAACCCACCAGTCTGGAGGAGTTGGCTCGAGCGCGTACCGCCCTGGAAGACGAGCTGGCTTCGGTCTCCGGCCATTTCATCGCGCGCACCGGCCTTGCGGGCTAGCAAACTGCTTCCTTTCTGATTGCGGCTGCAGGCCTGGCCAAAAGCCTGGCCTGCAGACCCCCGGTCAGCAGCACACCCCGCGGAGGCGCCCATGAGCGTTGATTTCTTCCGTGCCTTGAGCTTCGATGAAGTAAAGGCCAAAAGCGATCGCTTTCTTCTGGGCAACTACGGCCGGCCGATTGCACGCGCCTTCAGTTTTGGGCAGGGCGAATACCTCTTCGACAGCGAAGGAAAGCGTTACCTGGACTTTCACTGCGGCATCTCGGTCACTAACATTGGACACAGCGACGCCGACATCGTTGAGGCCATTCGTGATCAGGCGGAGCGACTGATCCACTCCTCCAATCTCTGCTACAGCCAGGAGCAGGCGCTGCTGGCTGAGGCGCTGGTCGGCCATAGCTTTCCCTCGCGCGTGTTTTTATGTAACAGCGGGACGGAAGCAAACGAAGCAGCCTTCAAGCTGGCTCGCAGCTATGGCCAGCAGGCGCGCGGCGGCGCAACCTCTATTGTCAGCGTCGAGAACTCCTTTCACGGGCGCACTACCGCTGGCATGAGCATGACCGGCCAGAGCAAGATCCACGGCGGCTTCGGGCCGCTGCTGTCAGACATGGTTTATCTGCGCCGCAACGACCAGGACTTGCTGCGCAAGGAGTTCGACGAAAACGGAAGCAGCATCTGCGCAGTCATTCTGGAACTGGTGCAGGGCGAGGGCGGCATCCATGTCCTCGATCGCGAATTTGTACGCCTGGCCCGGGAACTCTGCAGCGAGTACAAGGCCTTGCTCATTGTGGATGAAATCCAGACGGGCATGGGTCGCACCGGAAAACTGTGGGGCTACGAGCACTATGACATCATCCCCGATGTCATGAGCCTCGCCAAGGCGCTGGGCTCCGGACTGCCGATTGGCGCGCTGTTAATCGGCGAGGAATTTGCGCCCTATCTGGGCAAAGGGCAGCACGGATCTACATTTGGCGGCAATCATCTGGCGGCGCGAGCTGCGCTCGAAACATTGCGGATCATTGTTGGTCGCGAATTGTTGGAGAATGCCGCCGGCATCAGCGAGTATCTTTTCCGTCGGCTGCGCCTGCTGCGCGACCGGTTTTCCTGCATCCGCGAAGTACGCGGCATCGGACTGCACATTGGCGTGGAACTGGATCGCGAGGGCGGCGCCCTGGTCAACGCCTGCCTGGAGCGCGGGCTGGTGGTTAACTGCACGGCGGGCAACGTCATTCGCATCATGCCGCCGCTGAATCTCAGTCTTGATCGAGCCGCCGAAGGTATGGATTTGTTTGAGCAGGGCCTCGCTGACTTTCAGGCGCAGGGCCGGTAACGACCGGTGCAGGTTCATCGCTACGAAGCGACGCCGCAATTTCGTGAAATTGGAGCGCAGCTGTACGTCGCCTCCGTGCCGCAGCCATTCTATGCTCCTAACAACATTTATCTGATACTTTCCGATCAGCCGACGCTGATAGATAGCGGCTATATTCAGAGTCTGGGGATGTTGCAGCGGGCGCTGCGCGGACTGGGCCTTGGATTTCGCGACCTGGCGCACATTTTCTATACGCACGAACACATTGATCATATCAGCGGCGCGCTGACCTTGCGTCACTATACAAGAGCGAAGTTTTATGGGATGAAGGGTATGGCGGCCTGGGTTGGCGACTACAGCCTCCACATCCAGTTGCACCAGCGCGCCATGGAGCGTCTGATTTACAAGGCTCATCCGGAGCGCTCCCTTCGCCTCGAAATGCTGGAGAAGACCCGCGCCGCCTGGGTCCGTTTTCTCAGCTCGACCAGCGGTCAGGGTCGCTATGACGACCGCCTGCGGATGGACGTAGAATTGGTCGAGGGCGATGTCATCGACATTGGCGGTCGAGAACTGGGCTTCCTGCATACGCCGGGTCACAATCGACACCACCTCACGCCCTACCTGCTGGGCGAGGGGCTCTATTTTACGGGCGACCTGGTGCTGGAGAATATCTCGTCGATTTACGCCGAACTGGATGGCAACCTGCAACACTACCATCGCTCCCTTTCGCGGCTGCTGAAACTGCCTATCAAGCGATTGCTCCCGGGTCACGGCGCCGAACCGGCCTCGCCGCAGAAGGCCATCAAGTTAATATCAAAAACACTATCATTGTTGGAACGGGGAGTGGTGCGTCGATTGCGGGACGCGGAGTACGATCTGGCTGAATTGACGCGGGCCGCGCTTGGCGAGAAAGCGCAAATGAGCAGCCACTACATCACTGCTCTGGCAACGGTTCACGCCATACTGCTGGAATTGATTGCGCGCGGGCAGGTTGGCATCCGCGAGGCGGACCCGCCCTACGAACGCTACTTCTGGCAAAGCGACCTACACGATCGGAGCGCTGGCGCCGATCTTCAATAGGAATGGCCGCGCTTCTTACGTCGGATGAATCGCCGATCGGCGAGAAGCGCACAGCTGCGAATTCCAGGCGGAGCGAAAGGCGGATACACAATGGGGCATAGTCGACTGTGGCGAGGGATTCTTTTCGTAATGCTGTGCGCTGCTCTGGCAAGCGCGTGCCGCAGCGCAGACGAAGCACAGTCTCCAGCGCCCGCGGCGCCAACGGCTGCAGCGCCAGCGACGCCCCCGCCGACGAGCGCGGAAGTGGAAGGCGTCGAACGAAGTATCGGACCGCCTCTGAGCGCTGAGAGCAAGCGCGTGCGCGAAGAGCTGGGCGACGCCAGCTCCGGCATCCAGCGCGGCTGTATCTCCGGCGATTGCGAGAATGGCAGCGGAGTCTATGTCTACAGGGATGGCGAGGCCTACAGCGGAAACTTCCGCGAGCGCAAGCGACAGGGCAACGGCATCCTGCGCTATTCAAACGGCGAATTCTACGAGGGCGCTTTTCAGAATGACCAGCGTCACGGAATTGGTCGCTACGATTTTCAGAACGGCGACATCTATGTTGGCGAATTTACCGACGGGCGAATGCAGGGCCTTGGCGCCTACCTCTTTGCCGACGGCGTAGAATACCAGGGTCGATTTGATGGCAACGGCGACAGCGGCGAGGGCACCATAGTCGGCGATGAACACAATCGCAATTGCTCGGTCGAAAACCGCGTACTGTCCTGCCGGAACTGATTGACAGCGCCATCGGCGCTGCCGGTGCTCGCGCGACGTCGAGCCATGTAAAATCTGGCAGTCAGCCAGGGCGCAGCCGCTCGGAAAAGCAAACGGGGCGATTGTGCATAGCCGTTCCCTCATCCTTTACGGACTGCTGGCCGCTGGCGCCATCGTCCTGGCCTTTGTTCTGCTGTATGCTGGCAATTCCGCCTTCCCCTCGTCGGCAATCGTTGGCGCCGGACAGGGCGACTCTTCTAACGCGTTGAGCGATTTGTCCTTGCAATGGATTCGATCGCCGCTGGCCGCACTGCTGATGCAGATTGTGGTAGTTGTCAGCGTTGCCAGTATCGGCGGCGCCCTCTGTCGACGGATAGGTCAACCGGCGGTCATCGGCGAGGTGCTGGCAGGTATTGCTTTAGGACCCTCCGCCCTGGGCTTACTCTGGCCCGCAGCCCGGGAATTTCTCTTTGCCCAGCCCACACTGCTGCCGCTGGAATTGTTAAGTCAGATTGGTCTGGTTCTATTCCTTTTCGTAATCGGAATGGAACTGGATATCAGCCTGCTGCGCAAACAGGCGCAGGCGGCGGTCTTTGTCAGCCATGCCAGCATCGCGGCGCCATTTCTGCTGGGGATTGCACTGGCCCTCTGGCTCTACCCGATGCAGGCGCCGCGCGGAGTATCCTTCCTGGCCTTCAGTCTGTTCATCGGGATATCCATGAGCATCACTGCATTTCCGGTGCTTGCCCGGATTTTGCAAGAGCGCAACCTCGCCAGGCAACGCCTCGGCGCGATCGTCCTTACCTGTGCGGCCTCGGACGACGTAACTGCCTGGTCTTTGCTGGCGATTGTAGTGGCCGTAGTTCGCGCCGGAAATGCCGCCGCCGGCGCAATTGTTGTAGCGCTGGCCGGCTTATTTGTATTCGCCATAGCATTTGTAGCGCGACCGATTATGCAGCGTCTGGGAGCGCTCTTTGCATCGCAAGAGCGAATGCGTGGCGCAGTACTGACGCTATTTCTGCTGGCGCCTTTTGCCAGCGCCATGGTCACGCAAGCGATTGGCGTCCATGCGCTTTTTGGCGCATTTCTGGCCGGCGTAATCATGCCTGCCGGCGGCGAACTGCGACGCATGCTCAGCGAAAAGCTGTCCGATGTGAGCGTGCGTTTGCTGCTTCCGCTGTTCTTCGCATTTACGGGACTGCGAACCGAACTTGGTTTACTTGAAGACGCAAGCGCCTGGTTGACCTGCGGCTTGATTACTCTGACCGCAGTCGTGGGGAAATTGGGGGGCAGCGCCATCGCGGCGCGACTGGTTGGGGAAAGCTGGCGCGACTCGGCAGCCATTGGCATCCTGATGAATACGCGCGGACTGATGGAGCTGGTTGTGCTGAACATTGGTCTCGAATTGGGCGTGCTGTCGCCATCGCTATTTGCCATGATGATTGTCATGGCGCTGGCGACGACGGTGATGACTTCGCCGGCGCTGGCTTTGCTTAACTGGCTTTCGCCCGACGCTGGCGCCACGGAAGTTTCGTCAAAGTCCGCTCCGGGCGGCGCCCTGCTGGCCTTCGGTCGACGCGACACGGCGGAGGCAATGTTCACACTGCTCCATTCCCTGGCCTGGAACGAGCCGGTGCGCGGTCTGCATCTACTGCAGGCCGGAGACCTGTCGCCAGCCGATGCACAGATGTATTTTGCTCAAACGCGCGCCATCGTACTTGAAAACGCGGCCCGCCACGGCTTCAGCCCTCAAATCGAAATGCGCTCGGGGGCCAATCTGCCTGAGGCGCTCGTGGCCCAGGCCGAACAACAGAATGCCAGGCTGGTACTGCTGGGCGGCGCGCGCAGCGTATTTTCCGATGACCTGCTGGCCGGACCCAATCGTGAAATCATTCAGCGCGCCCGCCAGCCGGTCGCTGTGCTGGCAGTGCGTGGCCTGCTTCCGCCGCGCCGCGTCCTCCTGTTGCGCGGCGATGAGAACGACCTTCGATTGCTAGAGCTTTTTGCGGCGGGCGCGGCCCGTTCTCGGATCGAATGCGTTTCGGCCTTCGCCGGACCGAATAGGCGAAGCGCCCGCCGTTTGCCCGCTCAGCTTCGGGCGATCCAGGAAGTCGAACCGGGACTCATAGACGACTCTTACATCGCTCAGTTTGATCTGCTTGCCCTCGACAGCGAACTGTTTCGCAAGATGGCGCACAGTCCGTCGATCACGACGTTGATCGTTCACTTCCCAACTTGATAAGTGTCAAATTCCGGCATGGTCGCGGCGGCGAAGCAGCGCTACCTGCTCAAGGTGAGGCGTGTGCGGATAACAATCAATGATTTGAGCTCGCAGCAGCTGGTAAGACTCCTTGAGCTCCGCGAAGTCCTGAAGCTGAGTTTTGGGATTACAGCTCACGTAGATGATGTGACTGAGACCGCGCGCATCCAGTAAAGCGCGGCGCAGCGCCTTACTGATGCCGGCGCGCGGCGGATCGATGATGGCAATGCCTTGCGCCGCCGACAGCAGTTCGCGCGGGGCCTGATCCAGATTCATTGCCTTGAAGCTGAAAGGCAAGGTTTGGTCTGGCATATTGGCCGAGGCCAGAGCCACGGCTGAAGCGCTAAATTCGTAGCCAAATACTCTGGAAAAGGCGGCTGTCGCGCGCTCCAGACACAAAGCAGAAAGTATGCCGGCCCCGCAGTAGAGGTCGTACAGCGCACAGGCGGCCGCCTTTCCCTGCTGCGCGCGTTCGGCCAGAGCTTGATCCAGACAGGAAAACATCTCCTGCAGTGCAACTTCAAAGGCTCGCGGACTGGGTTGAAAGAAACCATCGTAGGGTACAAAGAATTCTCTACCGCCCATCCTTTCGCGATATCCCGCTTCGCCGAAGATGGCCCGGCCCCCAGGCGTGGCGCTCATTTCGTTTTGTATCTCAACGGCGGTCTCGACCAGACTCCACGGATAATCCGCCTCTGCGCCGCCTTCAGCCAGTCGCGCCTGCAATTCGGCCAGCAGGGCGCCATAGTGCTGGCTGCCTTCCTGTCCTTCGACCACCGTGAGTATCATGCAGCCGCTCAGTGCGCCGGCGCGCAGCGTACAGTATTTGACACTGCCGCTCTGAGTTGCTCGCTGAAATCCAGCTTCGGGGAAGCGAGCGAGGCTCTGCCGGAAGATTTGCAGCGCCTGGTTTGCAGCCTCATTCTGGATGGGGCAGCGATCGATATCAACAAGCGTTTCAAATTCGCCAGGCGCCCGCTGGCCAACAAGCGCTCCATCAACGACAAAGTCCATGCGGCCCCGCAGTCCCTGCAACGCCGGAGCAGGCCGAACCTCAACCTCAATGCCGTAGGCTTGCCTCAACTGTTCTCGGATGGGGCCTGTCTTCAATTGCAGCTGGAATTCATACTGCAGGTGCTGGCCGCGACAGCCTCCGCAGCGTTCATAAACTGTGCAGAAGGCTTTGGCCAATGGCAGCTCCGGCGGATAGGCTGCGGCCCGCTCGATATGCCGGATCCGGAAGCCGTGACGGCCCATTTGAAATTGGACCAGGTCTCCGGGGAGGGCAAAGGGGGCGCTGACACGTTTCCCCCGGAAGTGAAATTCTCCCTCTAAACTTGCATTCAATCGCTCAACTGGCAAGGCCATAGTGAAAACTGCCCCCCGGCCCGGTCGATATGTACCCGGAAGACCCTGGCCGGCGCGACAGCCATGGCCTCAGGCCCTGGCTGGAGGGCAAGGCCCTCGAGCGCCGCTACGTCTGATTTTATACCGCCATGGAGCTGTTGATTCTTGCATTGCTGGGCGCCCTCACGGCCGGCGTCGGTCTATGGGCGGCGCGCGGAGAGCGTCCTGCTGAAGACGGAAAGGACGACGATGGCGAGTCGCGAGGCGGCGGTCCGCGCTCCAGTCCGGAATTGCCCGAGGCGAATCGCGATGCAGGGGCCGCCGAAGCCGGAAAGGCTGTGGTTCTTGGCGGTTCCAGGCCGGGCGAGGAGTTGCGTGCGGCCTTGCAGCGCGCTCCGGAGCAGATACGGCCCGATGTGGTTCCCGGCGCAACGATCGAAGAGGCGCTTCAGAAAACGAAGGCGCAGCGTACACGTCGCCGGCCGCTCAAAGTCACCTACGACGCCGACGGCTTGATTGGTCGAGCTTCGCGCCATGCCCACCACCGCCGCGCGCTGCTCAATGCAGACACACTGGTCGAAAAGCAAAAGGGCGAAGAGGCGCTGGCAGTTTATGAACGCGTACAGCGGCGCGTCAATGACGAGGAGATTCAGAGCCGAATCCAGGTGAACGTCGACGACATCAAGCGCTGGCTTTCCGGTGCGGACGTCGAGGATGAGACCTTACAATTTCCAGAAATCATCATTCCGCTGACTACTCAGGCTATTGCCCTGGAGAATCTCAGCCAGGGATTGCGCACTATTTCAGAGGGGCTTGTCCAGCAGATCGGGCAGGTCCTGCAGCAGCCGATTCCGGTTTCGATTAGCGGCAGCGTTGGCCTGGGCGCAGCGCCCGGCGCTCCAGTTGCCGGCGCTCCAACTGTCGGCGCGTTGCCGGCGGCGCCGGCCAGCGCCGCTGCGCCGACGGCATTTGCTCCTGGTTTTGCGCCACAGCCAGCCATCCCCGGGATGGGAGAAATCGTTGCCGTCACAGTTTCTGATCTGTTGCAGCAGGCGCGGGAAGGTGCGGTTGGCGACGCAGCGATGCCTCCCGGCTTTGAGGTCGATGAACAAGGTCGATTGCTGACCGACGGTTGGAGCGATCAGGACTTTGAGCGCGAGTGGGAGAAATTCAAACACCTTCCATTGAAAGACCGACGCAGCGGCCTGGAAAGGCGCACGCAACCGGATCGCAGGAGAGAAAAGGATCCCGATCGCAAGGATCGCCGCGGCGGATTTGATCGACGGAAGCGCGATCTTTTCAAAGAGCGCGAGGATTTCCTCAACAAACTGGCGCGGCACAAGGAGCGCAAGAAGCAGCTCGAGGAATGGAAAAAGAAGCAGGAAGAAGAAAAGCCGCCGGAGAAGCCGCTTTTCAGGATTCCAGTGGAGGCAACGCTAAAGCCGATCGAGGCGCTGCCCGAGGAAGAGCCGCCAGAAATTGAAACGGAAATAGCAGCGCCGGAACCGGAAGAAGAAGAGCCGGAAGAAATTCCGGCGCCGCCCCAGCCGCCCGAGGAAGAGCCGACGC
This portion of the Leptospirales bacterium genome encodes:
- a CDS encoding STAS domain-containing protein, translated to MIASETRGNVLVLHVQEPRVDMVVARKFREGLSSYLKDKPGRIVLDLKETEYFDSSALGALVAFMKDVKAYGGRLTLCNLSRSLLTLLKLSKLDLLFEISESLEKSLQ
- a CDS encoding MBL fold metallo-hydrolase, producing the protein MQVHRYEATPQFREIGAQLYVASVPQPFYAPNNIYLILSDQPTLIDSGYIQSLGMLQRALRGLGLGFRDLAHIFYTHEHIDHISGALTLRHYTRAKFYGMKGMAAWVGDYSLHIQLHQRAMERLIYKAHPERSLRLEMLEKTRAAWVRFLSSTSGQGRYDDRLRMDVELVEGDVIDIGGRELGFLHTPGHNRHHLTPYLLGEGLYFTGDLVLENISSIYAELDGNLQHYHRSLSRLLKLPIKRLLPGHGAEPASPQKAIKLISKTLSLLERGVVRRLRDAEYDLAELTRAALGEKAQMSSHYITALATVHAILLELIARGQVGIREADPPYERYFWQSDLHDRSAGADLQ
- a CDS encoding aspartate aminotransferase family protein translates to MSVDFFRALSFDEVKAKSDRFLLGNYGRPIARAFSFGQGEYLFDSEGKRYLDFHCGISVTNIGHSDADIVEAIRDQAERLIHSSNLCYSQEQALLAEALVGHSFPSRVFLCNSGTEANEAAFKLARSYGQQARGGATSIVSVENSFHGRTTAGMSMTGQSKIHGGFGPLLSDMVYLRRNDQDLLRKEFDENGSSICAVILELVQGEGGIHVLDREFVRLARELCSEYKALLIVDEIQTGMGRTGKLWGYEHYDIIPDVMSLAKALGSGLPIGALLIGEEFAPYLGKGQHGSTFGGNHLAARAALETLRIIVGRELLENAAGISEYLFRRLRLLRDRFSCIREVRGIGLHIGVELDREGGALVNACLERGLVVNCTAGNVIRIMPPLNLSLDRAAEGMDLFEQGLADFQAQGR
- a CDS encoding phospho-sugar mutase, with the protein product MSTSELDTVNSPAEQAVRRAILDWAGPAFPLAVREEAAVALADYLQQRPNELIDFYAHPLRFGTGGLRGIIGNGAGRMNQWTVGRTTVGLCNFLKQASRKPALVIAYDSRRMSRQFSTITAGIAASMGLQVFLFDQETPTPLLSYAVRRLKATGGVVITASHNPPEYNGYKVYGDDGAQLTGEDQGKLEAAIEAVADWGSIPFVDENSAAFKKLVKRIGADIRKAYYDEFKALDWVSPARQESKKKLKVVYSPLHGTGGAWLPGLLERYGFHVDLVPEQAKPDGEFPTVKLPNPEEREALRLCEERSRQLQADIFLASDPDADRMGAGVRQPDGNYAYLNGNQLGSIMCAYLCERLSESGAASNGKSRWHVFKTIVTTDLQTQIARKHGVQILDVLTGFKYIAEQLRAMDESSHGYKRKTDRYLFGGEESYGYLPVDFVRDKDSLASSLLLCEILAARGDLVGYLNEVYLKYGLYLEDLKSVTMKGSAGQAKMAELINGLRTQDLSGWKLGERTVVAMRDYERQTRNGKPAPEIFGRLPASNVIQLELEPEGKLTIRPSGTEPKVKLYASLRAAQQPTSLEELARARTALEDELASVSGHFIARTGLAG
- a CDS encoding cation:proton antiporter, which codes for MHSRSLILYGLLAAGAIVLAFVLLYAGNSAFPSSAIVGAGQGDSSNALSDLSLQWIRSPLAALLMQIVVVVSVASIGGALCRRIGQPAVIGEVLAGIALGPSALGLLWPAAREFLFAQPTLLPLELLSQIGLVLFLFVIGMELDISLLRKQAQAAVFVSHASIAAPFLLGIALALWLYPMQAPRGVSFLAFSLFIGISMSITAFPVLARILQERNLARQRLGAIVLTCAASDDVTAWSLLAIVVAVVRAGNAAAGAIVVALAGLFVFAIAFVARPIMQRLGALFASQERMRGAVLTLFLLAPFASAMVTQAIGVHALFGAFLAGVIMPAGGELRRMLSEKLSDVSVRLLLPLFFAFTGLRTELGLLEDASAWLTCGLITLTAVVGKLGGSAIAARLVGESWRDSAAIGILMNTRGLMELVVLNIGLELGVLSPSLFAMMIVMALATTVMTSPALALLNWLSPDAGATEVSSKSAPGGALLAFGRRDTAEAMFTLLHSLAWNEPVRGLHLLQAGDLSPADAQMYFAQTRAIVLENAARHGFSPQIEMRSGANLPEALVAQAEQQNARLVLLGGARSVFSDDLLAGPNREIIQRARQPVAVLAVRGLLPPRRVLLLRGDENDLRLLELFAAGAARSRIECVSAFAGPNRRSARRLPAQLRAIQEVEPGLIDDSYIAQFDLLALDSELFRKMAHSPSITTLIVHFPT